The nucleotide window TAGGATTGCGTATCTGGCTTGGCAGTCGTTCACCGATTGACGGGTTTGGGGGGCAAATAACGACCTGATTCGGTAATCAACTTCCAGACATCCGGGCGGCGCCGGAGGATCCCATTGATCAGGGATTCCGCTTCGGTGAAGGCGGGCCGGCGGAGGCCGTGATACTCCATTACGGGCCCGACGTGATCAAACTCCACACCAAACCGCTTTAACAGACGCAATTGAGCCGGCTCCATTACCGCCATCCAGTGTGTGACATTGTGTTTGACTGACATCCGCAGGATAGCGGCGAACAGGCCCAGGCTGATATAGGGCATGGCGCGCCTGCCGCCCTCGGCATCGGCGTAGGAAGTCTGATCAGTAACACCAGTGGGTGATTCCTGTTCGTTGAGGCGCCGACGAAATTCCCGACTTACCGCCATTCTGGAAATCTCGGCCATGTGTTGCCGGGGAGTCGCCGCCATCGTTTCCTGGGCTTGCTGGCTCATTCTGTGGATACAGGGCCCTTCCATTGGGAAGTCTGACTGCTCCGGGTTATCGCCCGCCAGAACAAGTCGAACAACCGCGACGCTGTCTCCGCTTCTCCGATGCCGGATCAAGGCATGAGCCGAGCGCAGATCGTAAGCATCATGCTCCCTTTTGTCGGGAAATTGCATCGGGTCTTCAAAGGCTCTGTCGATACAGTAGACCTGGAACCGGACTTCAAAGACTTTATTGACCATTTCCTCGGTGGTGGCGACCTCAATCTCGAAAAAGGACTTGAAGATATCGCTGAGGTTCTCGGTTTTCCCGGAGGCTGTTTGATTTTGTCCATCGTTATGAAATGGAGAGTATGCAGGCATTGAGCTAGTCCTCCAATCCGTCCCTGCGGGAACTCTTGCCCCGCATAGGTCATGTCGATTGAAAGTCCGCCGGAACAGCCAGGGGCGGGCTATTGGGTACCCAGGTAAAAAGCGTAGTTGAAGTTTGTGGGCTAAGCCATTCTGTCAGTGGACTTCCCCCGATACGCATGACACGCCCCAGCCCCAAACGGAGGCCATTTCAAAGGCCTCGAACCGGTGTAACTCGTCAGCCAGGATTACGTACGTTGCCGTTTCAGCCGGTACATGTTGTCATCAGCATGGTTCAACAGGGTGTCGGCGTCCTCCCCGTCCGCTGGATAACAGGCCACGCCGATGCTGCAGGACGGCGTTTTGATATTGCCGAATTCGGCACCCAGGGGCGCGGTTACGGCAGCGATGATTTCCTCGACCTTCCTGGAAACGGCTTCCGCCGACTGGATGTCCGTCAACAGCACAGTGAATTCATCGCCACCCATCCGGGCCACCGTGTCCGTCTCTCGAACGCAGCCTTCCAGCCGTCCGGCAATCATGCAGAGCACTCGATCACCCATGGCATGTCCATGGGTATCATTGATGTCTTTGAAGTCATTGAGATCCAGAAACAGCAAGGCAAGGCTGCTGTGGTGACGACGGGCTGTGCGCATGGCCGATTCGAGTCGATCATGGAACAACGATCGGTTGGTAAGCCCTGTCAACGGGTCGTGATGGGCGAGGAAACGCAGTTTATCCTCTGCCTGCCTCAATGCCGTCACATCCCGTGCCACACCGATCCGCACACCTTCCTCTTCGGATAAACGGGCAGACCAGAGGATGTATACAATAGTGCCATCTCTGTGGATGTAACGGTTACAGAAGTCATTGTGGGACTGACCGTCCATAACTCGAACAATGGACGCTCGTGTGGTCCCCAGGTCATCTGGATGCACATAGTCGGTGATCAGCGTGCCCGTCAGCTCATCGGCACGATACCCGAGCAGTCCCTCACACGCATCGCTCACAAAGACGATCTGGTCGTCCTGATCGACCACGAAGACAGCGTCCAGCAACAAATTGGTCAGCTTGGGGAAAAGCGCGTTCAGGTCAACGGGCATAGTTCAGGGGGATTTGGTGATTCATATAGGTCAAGTATAGTCCAGCCGGTCCAACAGGTTGTCGTAAAACTGCCTCTTGCAACATAACGCTCGGCACACTTGCCGGTTGGGACCTCTAAACCAACGCCCCATTAACAATAGCTCGCAATTCCTGACGGATCGGATAGGTCGATGAGGGGATCAGTTGCGTCATGAAGATCACCACCAGCTCCTCCACAGGATCGATAAAAAAGTTGGTACTCGCGAGGCCACCCCAACCATACTCGCCAACCGATCCGTTGATCTGGGATTTGGCGACGTCAGTCTTTACCGAAAAGCCCAGACCGAAGCCACTTCCGGCATAAGGTGTTTCGCTGAACGCACCGACAGAGAGGCCAGGCAGGTCCTGGTTGCCGGGTAGATGATTGCGACGCATGAATTCCAGAGTCTTTCGGCCAATAATCCGCCGCCCGCCAAACTCGCCGCCCTGAGAGAGTGCCTGGGCAAAGTGGAAATAATCGTCAATGGTGGACACCAGCCCGCCGCCGCCAGATAGAAACGTCCTTTTGTCCCGGAAAGGGGACGTCTGCGGATCGTCCTGCAGCTTGATCTGATCGACAGGATCGTACTGATAGCAGGCGGCGAAACGGTCAAGCTGATCGTCACGAACATGGAAGCCGGTGTCCGGCATGGCCAAAGGCTCAAAGATATGCTCGCGCAGATACTCATCAAACGGCTTATCAGCCAGCAACTGCACCAGGTACCCCAGCACATCCGTGCTGACTGAATAGTTCCAGGCTGTACCCGGGGAGAATTCCAGCGGTAGTTCTGCCAGGTGACCGACGAGCGCTTCCAGAGTCATATTCCGGCTGCCATCCAGCTTCAGCTCCCGGTAGGCGGCGTCCACGTTGGTGCGGTTCATGAACCCGTAGGTCAGGCCTGACATATGGGTAAACAGGTCGCGAATGGTCATGGTGCTGGTTGCAGGTGCGGTCAGGAAGTTGGGATAGACACCGCTTTTGTAAACCCGCAGGTTCTTCCAGGCCGGAATGTACTTGTGTACGGGATCATCCAGCAAAAACCGCCCCTGCTCATAGAGCTGCATCATGGCGATAGACGTAATCGGCTTGGTCATGGAATAAATGCGGAACACCGTATCCCGGCAGACCGGCTTGTCGCGCTCCACATCCATCAGCCCCTGAGCTTTCAGATAGGCAATTTCCCCACGCCGGGCCACCAGTGTCAGCGTGCCGGGCAATTTCCCCGGCTGGATATAGCGACGGTCAAGATGGTCTTCAATGTGAAGAAGGCGGTCTGGCGAAAGGCCGGTAACCGGTTTGGATTCCGTCATAGTGATTACAACTCCAGCACGAGATTTCTGCCACCAAGAAAAAGCACCCAAACCGTCACCGCCGCCCAGTGAATGATTACCGGAACCCAGACACGCAAAGAATACCAGAGCACTGATTACGGAGAGAAGCTTCCCGCAGACCCCTGGAAGTCAAAGGCCTCTGGCTCTCAGGATACGAGCCTGATGGGTTTTGTAGGATCGAAGTCAAGCCAGTGACTGTCCTCAATTTTGCCGTCTGCTTCCTCGACGTCCTTGCCTCCGTGATCGCGAATCAGCTCCGCTACCTTATCCTTTTGCTCACGATTGAGCTCTGCGGCGACGTGCAGCCCGGATTTTCGGTCAATCACCGGCTCTTCTTCTTTGGCGGTATCTGCGCCGGATTCCGGCTTATCGTCTGTTTTGGTAACGGCCCCGGTTAACGATCCGGTATACGCGCCGACCCCAGCGCCGATAACCGAACCGACCGGCCCGCCGGTGGATCCGATGGCAGCTCCCGCCGCCGCACCCGCGCCGGCGCCGAACCACGCGCCTTTGCCTGCTTCTGACGCGCCGGGAGAGTGATTCTCATCGCCGCCGAAAGGCAGAATTTGGTGCTGTCCTTCAGGATTGACAAAAAAGACCGAAACCTTCCTTTTTGAAATCCCGGCGTGCTGGAGCGCTTGAGTGAGCTCCTCAGCTTTGTCCTGGTCTTCTAAACGACCAGCAATTATGAAAGCCATAAGCAATCCTCAGTTGTGCTAGCGTAAATATTGACTAGCCTGTCACCATTAAAGGTAGCAAAAGCTAAATAGCTTGCTTTGTCAAAGAAGCTAGTTGTGGCCTCTTCAATGATGTCCAGAGACTTACGAGATCAATATAGCGGCAGATCATGCTTTATCAGCCAGGCCCGAAAAGGCGCCGCCGAGTTCTCGAGTTCGATCTGGGTCAATCCCAATTGTTCGGGCCGGGCGGGGTGAGTCTGGCCGTAGAGCTGCTCTGCAATATTGCCGTCGGCAAAGCCGGCACGATTTGCAGTTTCTTGAGGTGCGGCAAACACAGTGCGGGGAA belongs to Marinobacter sp. SS13-12 and includes:
- a CDS encoding PEP-CTERM/exosortase system-associated acyltransferase, with amino-acid sequence MPAYSPFHNDGQNQTASGKTENLSDIFKSFFEIEVATTEEMVNKVFEVRFQVYCIDRAFEDPMQFPDKREHDAYDLRSAHALIRHRRSGDSVAVVRLVLAGDNPEQSDFPMEGPCIHRMSQQAQETMAATPRQHMAEISRMAVSREFRRRLNEQESPTGVTDQTSYADAEGGRRAMPYISLGLFAAILRMSVKHNVTHWMAVMEPAQLRLLKRFGVEFDHVGPVMEYHGLRRPAFTEAESLINGILRRRPDVWKLITESGRYLPPKPVNR
- a CDS encoding sensor domain-containing diguanylate cyclase, coding for MPVDLNALFPKLTNLLLDAVFVVDQDDQIVFVSDACEGLLGYRADELTGTLITDYVHPDDLGTTRASIVRVMDGQSHNDFCNRYIHRDGTIVYILWSARLSEEEGVRIGVARDVTALRQAEDKLRFLAHHDPLTGLTNRSLFHDRLESAMRTARRHHSSLALLFLDLNDFKDINDTHGHAMGDRVLCMIAGRLEGCVRETDTVARMGGDEFTVLLTDIQSAEAVSRKVEEIIAAVTAPLGAEFGNIKTPSCSIGVACYPADGEDADTLLNHADDNMYRLKRQRT
- a CDS encoding serine hydrolase domain-containing protein is translated as MTESKPVTGLSPDRLLHIEDHLDRRYIQPGKLPGTLTLVARRGEIAYLKAQGLMDVERDKPVCRDTVFRIYSMTKPITSIAMMQLYEQGRFLLDDPVHKYIPAWKNLRVYKSGVYPNFLTAPATSTMTIRDLFTHMSGLTYGFMNRTNVDAAYRELKLDGSRNMTLEALVGHLAELPLEFSPGTAWNYSVSTDVLGYLVQLLADKPFDEYLREHIFEPLAMPDTGFHVRDDQLDRFAACYQYDPVDQIKLQDDPQTSPFRDKRTFLSGGGGLVSTIDDYFHFAQALSQGGEFGGRRIIGRKTLEFMRRNHLPGNQDLPGLSVGAFSETPYAGSGFGLGFSVKTDVAKSQINGSVGEYGWGGLASTNFFIDPVEELVVIFMTQLIPSSTYPIRQELRAIVNGALV
- a CDS encoding glycine zipper domain-containing protein, which encodes MAFIIAGRLEDQDKAEELTQALQHAGISKRKVSVFFVNPEGQHQILPFGGDENHSPGASEAGKGAWFGAGAGAAAGAAIGSTGGPVGSVIGAGVGAYTGSLTGAVTKTDDKPESGADTAKEEEPVIDRKSGLHVAAELNREQKDKVAELIRDHGGKDVEEADGKIEDSHWLDFDPTKPIRLVS